One Verrucomicrobiia bacterium DNA window includes the following coding sequences:
- a CDS encoding ISKra4 family transposase, whose protein sequence is YFAGHARRMNYHRINRRGWPIGSGPVESACRKRQCRFKRPGQSWTPSGMRHLGSLMEARYNDHWDELLNP, encoded by the coding sequence AATACTTTGCCGGACATGCGCGACGAATGAATTACCACAGGATCAACCGGCGCGGCTGGCCCATCGGTTCCGGCCCAGTTGAATCCGCGTGTCGCAAGAGACAGTGCCGATTCAAACGTCCCGGACAAAGTTGGACCCCTTCAGGCATGCGCCATCTCGGCTCCCTCATGGAAGCCCGCTACAATGATCATTGGGATGAGTTGCTGAACCCGTGA